The Humulus lupulus chromosome 3, drHumLupu1.1, whole genome shotgun sequence genome window below encodes:
- the LOC133824564 gene encoding uncharacterized protein LOC133824564 produces MGDEKRGSIAFFATYRPPLPLDIYSSPLSVKSRKEELHMTDGVSYNYNAQVIPPDALKKILTRPKLASEGITEADVDSGRLSAMVFVSERDNLETLHIALRFNEINQPKVKVFSVADIFGTFNGIRMEDSGCVAGDYLVYVTTKDDIGVRRQPWTAVYKTNLITAKTERLTPKGEADLSPSVSPSGKMIAVASFQRKGGWDGEIEDLQTDIFVINVEKPFGRKYVIHNGGWPTWGSDNVIFFHRKVGEYWGVFRADINNSTPTSEFPRVTPDGMDAITPAAINATTVVVATIREKSKSFNVVRVEAQYRHIEVFDSTGAQQPIQITLNTRPKADHYNPFVIDSGKRIGYHRCKSDILKSGDDIERQFHKLESPHPEVGLFRISGVFPTFSQDGSKLAFVDNEFKTLWVADSQGLRNVYETKGPDNIFGPVWNQDPNKDVLYICTGPSFNFSQKLNICAIPEVSSEKRHRKLLTRISNNAFPSTNPDGTKLVFRSNRDQEDKKHKNLYIMEDAESGEFGEGTITRLTNGPWVDTHCQWSPRGDWIVFSSTRDKPEDAPENDNGLDPGFFAVFLVKATDPSVVIRVLGSGDDLAGHVNHPFFSPDGKSIVVIADLAGVSVDPISLPLFVHSVRPYGDIFTVDIDPDDIKKNKNVKKFTRVTHSRYENSTASWTMFSTQDPKASWNLLLKEDHTPACPYAYPDGGESWHMTGHLCIPKRCC; encoded by the exons ATGGGAGATGAGAAGAGAGGTAGCATCGCCTTCTTCGCAACATATCGACCACCACTACCACTGGACATATACTCATCCCCACTTTCTGTAAAATCGAGGAAAGAAGAGCTTCACATGACTGATGGAGTTTCTTATAATTACAACGCACAAGTCATTCCACCAGATGCTCTCAAAAAAATTCTCACTCGTCCCAAGTTGGCTTCTGAAGGCATTACTGAGGCCGATGTAGACTCAGGCCGGCTCTCAGCCATGGTTTTCGTCTCTGAACGTGATAACCTTGAAACACTTCACATAGCTCTTCGCTTCAATGAAATAAACCAACCCAAAGTCAAAGTTTTTAGTGTTGCTGATATATTTGGGACATTCAACGGCATTCGAATGGAGGACAGTGGCTGCGTGGCTGGTGATTATCTTGTTTATGTTACCACTAAGGATGATATTGGCGTTCGTCGTCAACCATGGACTGCTGTGTACAAAACTAATCTTATCACAGCCAAAACTGAAAGACTCACCCCAAAAG GGGAAGCTGACCTAAGTCCATCAGTGTCACCATCTGGAAAGATGATAGCAGTGGCATCATTCCAAAGAAAAGGCGGCTGGGATGGCGAGATTGAAGATCTACAGACTGATATTTTTGTGATCAACGTAGAGAAGCCTTTTGGTCGTAAGTATGTTATACATAATGGTGGGTGGCCGACTTGGGGAAGTGACAATGTGATATTTTTCCATCGTAAGGTTGGAGAGTATTGGGGTGTGTTTAGAGCTGACATAAACAATTCTACTCCGACATCGGAATTCCCTCGTGTCACCCCAGATGGAATGGATGCCATAACTCCAGCAGCCATCAACGCTACCACTGTGGTTGTCGCCACTATTCGCGAAAAATCTAAATCATTTAATGTTGTTCGGGTAGAAGCACAGTATCGCCACATTGAGGTTTTCGATTCAACGGGAGCACAACAACCCATACAGATTACTCTAAACACTAGACCAAAGGCTGACCACTATAACCCCTTTGTTATAGACAGTGGGAAGCGTATTGGTTACCATCGTTGCAAGAGTGACATTTTAAAG AGTGGAGATGATATCGAAAGACAATTCCACAAGCTTGAATCTCCACATCCAGAAGTAGGATTGTTTCGGATTTCGGGAGTGTTTCCAACATTTTCCCAAGATGGCTCAAAACTTGCATTCGTTGACAATGAGTTTAAGACTTTGTGGGTAGCCGATAGTCAAGGATTGCGTAATGTTTACGAG ACAAAAGGCCCCGATAACATCTTCGGACCAGTTTGGAACCAAGATCCAAACAAAGATGTGTTATATATATGCACGGGGCCATCTTTCAACTTTAGCCAAAAGCTAAACATTTGTGCAATCCCAGAGGTATCAAGTGAGAAACGACATCGAAAACTACTCACAAGAATTAGTAATAATGCCTTCCCATCCACTAATCCAGATG GGACAAAATTAGTATTTCGATCCAACAGAGATCAAGAAGATAAAAAGCACAAGAATCTATACATAATGGAGGACGCAGAATCTGGTGAGTTCGGAGAAGGCACAATCACGAGGCTAACAAATGGGCCTTGGGTTGACACGCATTGCCAATGGTCTCCAAGGGGAGATTGGATAGTTTTTTCTTCAACACGAGACAAACCAGAAGATGCACCAGAGAATGATAATGGTCTCGACCCAGGATTCTTTGCTGTGTTTCTAGTGAAGGCAACTGACCCTTCGGTTGTTATAAGAGTGTTGGGAAGTGGAGATGATCTTGCTGGACATGTGAACCATCCATTCTTCAGTCCCGATGGAAAGAGCATTGTTGTGATTGCAGACCTTGCTGGAGTGTCTGTTGATCCTATCTCTTTGCCTCTTTTCGTGCACTCTGTCAGGccttatggagatatattcactGTGGATATTGACCCAGATGACATTAAAAAAAACAAGAACGTCAAGAAATTCACCCGTGTTACACATAGTCGGTATGAGAACTCCACTGCTAGTTGGACAATGTTCTCAACTCAGGATCCAAAAGCATCATGGAATCTGCTTTTAAAGGAAGACCACACGCCAGCGTGCCCTTATGCATATCCTGATGGAGGTGAAAGTTGGCACATGACCGGACACCTTTGCATTCCAAAAAGATGTTGTTGA